The proteins below come from a single Simkaniaceae bacterium genomic window:
- a CDS encoding 16S rRNA (uracil(1498)-N(3))-methyltransferase: MPHMRFFIDAPLTTADVELSGEEFFHLKKVMRADKGSSVELINGKGSLAQGIIYSLEKSHALIKITTHVFSPKPKQSIILYQAMPKLPHLHLIIEKCTELGVDEIVLFDSSHSEKKGLSRQQQERIEHITIAAIKQSGRLYLPKVQEGSLKELPKNGHCFYGDIGSREKLTQSIEKSELTQDLVFINGPEKGFSKADLSDLKQHNAIGISLSDNILRTETAAIFAVGLLALSIVYPRGG, from the coding sequence ATGCCCCATATGCGCTTTTTTATCGATGCCCCCTTAACGACTGCAGACGTTGAGCTCAGCGGTGAGGAATTTTTTCACTTGAAAAAAGTGATGCGCGCTGACAAGGGCTCATCTGTCGAACTCATTAACGGCAAAGGCTCTCTTGCACAAGGAATCATCTATTCTTTAGAAAAATCCCATGCACTCATCAAGATCACAACACATGTCTTCTCTCCTAAGCCCAAACAATCGATTATTCTCTATCAAGCGATGCCTAAACTCCCCCACCTCCATCTCATTATTGAAAAATGCACGGAGCTTGGAGTGGATGAAATTGTTTTATTTGATTCCTCCCACTCCGAAAAAAAGGGGCTCTCTCGCCAACAACAAGAGAGGATCGAGCATATCACTATTGCAGCGATTAAACAATCCGGAAGGCTTTATCTCCCTAAAGTTCAAGAAGGTTCACTAAAAGAGCTTCCAAAAAACGGCCATTGTTTTTATGGCGATATTGGCAGCCGTGAGAAACTAACTCAATCTATTGAAAAAAGCGAACTCACCCAAGATCTCGTTTTTATTAATGGACCGGAAAAAGGTTTTTCTAAAGCAGATTTAAGCGATTTGAAACAACACAATGCCATCGGAATCAGTTTGTCTGACAATATTCTCCGTACAGAAACGGCAGCTATTTTTGCAGTTGGCCTTCTCGCACTATCCATAGTTTACCCAAGAGGGGGATGA
- a CDS encoding lysophospholipid acyltransferase family protein — protein MSRVNQYRFSFLLIRQFARFLSYLPYPMIHLLGKGIGRSIYYLFPTLRKTALINLSHAVALHLNKEQKIKIAKESFESLAITCLEYGKFERDRHLQRRFICENPAYAQKLIDEGQGIIFFCAHQANWEALFLEGTTRMPGAAIGNELKNPFLSHWIRSIRERFGGRIISPKDAVKEGMRTLKTGKFLGLVGDQALPSGGFQSPFLGTPAWTSPLPAILSYKMKCPIIFASITRKKTRYFIHYSDPIWPNADASLSNEVDRLMRQTLSLLEESIAKHPSEWMWLHNRWKQETPDTVYYRFRHETITIIMPLDEALYDRFSPLIELFQEIYPNAFLKLFVPKNSFEGKFHGTVIEYAKESDLYSEDLNAKLVFHFTHYQKLKKYYKKQGALDVLSYSDLEKIAFENQEIVSDEPKTILIKAICRPQYFIKAEEMHFLTPSDNLNVLG, from the coding sequence ATGTCTAGAGTAAATCAATACCGATTTTCGTTTCTCCTTATCCGTCAATTTGCACGCTTCCTCAGTTATTTACCTTATCCCATGATCCATTTACTTGGAAAGGGCATCGGCCGCTCTATCTATTATCTCTTCCCTACCCTTCGCAAAACGGCTCTTATCAATTTATCTCATGCTGTCGCGCTGCATTTAAACAAAGAGCAAAAAATTAAAATCGCCAAGGAATCTTTTGAAAGCTTGGCTATTACATGTCTGGAGTATGGCAAGTTTGAGCGAGACCGCCACTTACAGCGCCGTTTCATTTGTGAAAATCCCGCATATGCTCAAAAACTGATCGATGAGGGCCAGGGCATTATCTTTTTTTGCGCTCACCAAGCCAATTGGGAAGCTCTATTTTTAGAAGGGACGACTCGAATGCCGGGAGCTGCCATTGGCAATGAGCTAAAAAACCCGTTTCTCTCTCATTGGATACGCTCTATCCGAGAACGTTTCGGCGGCCGCATTATTTCGCCAAAAGATGCCGTTAAAGAAGGGATGCGCACTCTAAAGACCGGTAAATTTTTAGGACTTGTTGGGGATCAAGCCCTCCCCTCCGGAGGATTTCAATCCCCCTTTTTGGGAACCCCCGCATGGACTTCACCCCTTCCGGCTATTTTAAGTTATAAAATGAAATGCCCCATTATCTTTGCATCAATTACGCGCAAAAAAACCCGCTACTTTATCCACTATTCGGATCCCATTTGGCCCAATGCGGATGCCTCTCTCTCAAATGAAGTCGATCGCTTGATGAGGCAAACCCTTTCATTGCTTGAAGAAAGCATTGCAAAGCACCCTTCCGAATGGATGTGGCTTCACAATCGATGGAAACAAGAAACACCCGATACGGTTTATTACCGATTTCGCCATGAAACTATTACAATTATTATGCCTCTTGATGAGGCACTTTATGACCGCTTTTCCCCTCTCATCGAGTTGTTTCAAGAGATCTATCCCAATGCATTTTTAAAGCTATTTGTCCCTAAAAACTCTTTTGAAGGAAAATTTCACGGCACTGTTATAGAATATGCCAAAGAAAGTGATTTATATTCAGAAGATCTCAATGCGAAACTTGTTTTTCACTTTACCCATTATCAAAAACTTAAAAAATATTATAAAAAACAGGGTGCATTGGATGTTTTATCTTACTCCGATTTAGAAAAAATCGCTTTTGAAAACCAAGAAATAGTAAGTGATGAACCAAAAACTATTTTAATTAAAGCGATTTGTCGACCACAATATTTTATAAAAGCGGAAGAGATGCATTTTCTCACCCCCTCTGACAACTTAAACGTTTTAGGTTAA
- a CDS encoding glycosyltransferase family 4 protein, with the protein MVPDHRQSLKVCFLKRHLNLLGGLEKYSRYLVNAFAARGYEVSFLCSNKEFNRPLDDQVQIIPVNPPLLFPLNPIQSFDKACQNWLKSHPMDIIFGLDRTSHQTHIRAGNGSHRAFIDRRKQIDSWIKQKTYFLNPTHKAILDIEQASFENPSLKKLFTNSSMVKDEILQYYSIDPHKIEVIHNGVEHRQMEPYFSHFEETKENLLKELNQPKDIHHLLFIGNGYFRKGLIPLLKALALLKEMPFHLYVIGKEKNTPYFRKEAHSLGLSKHVSFLGSQPDIMKFYALSDTLIIPSYYDPFANVTVEALAMGVYVISSPFNGGSEVLTAANGRIIPSLFDIDSFAEILENRLLERKTFSTALPIRESIKHLDFTTQLNKMIDACLE; encoded by the coding sequence ATGGTTCCTGATCATCGGCAATCTCTTAAAGTTTGCTTTTTAAAACGTCATCTCAATTTATTGGGAGGACTCGAAAAATACTCTCGTTATCTAGTCAACGCTTTTGCGGCTCGAGGATATGAAGTTTCATTTCTTTGTTCGAATAAGGAGTTCAACCGTCCTCTTGATGATCAGGTTCAAATTATTCCTGTCAATCCCCCACTCCTTTTCCCTTTGAATCCTATTCAATCTTTTGATAAGGCCTGCCAAAACTGGCTTAAATCCCATCCTATGGATATTATTTTCGGTCTCGACCGGACAAGCCATCAAACACACATTCGCGCGGGAAACGGCTCTCATCGAGCTTTTATCGATCGCCGCAAACAAATTGATTCGTGGATCAAACAAAAGACCTATTTTCTTAATCCTACCCACAAAGCCATCTTAGATATCGAACAGGCATCTTTTGAAAACCCCTCACTGAAAAAACTGTTCACCAATTCATCCATGGTAAAAGATGAAATCCTTCAATACTACTCGATTGATCCCCATAAGATTGAAGTGATTCATAACGGCGTGGAGCACCGGCAAATGGAGCCCTATTTTTCCCATTTTGAAGAGACAAAAGAAAATTTGCTCAAAGAGCTCAACCAACCCAAAGATATTCACCACCTTTTATTTATCGGTAATGGCTACTTCCGCAAAGGACTTATTCCCCTTCTTAAAGCCCTCGCCTTATTAAAAGAGATGCCTTTTCACCTCTATGTGATTGGAAAAGAAAAAAACACCCCCTATTTTCGGAAGGAGGCCCACTCTTTAGGCTTATCAAAGCATGTTTCATTTTTGGGATCGCAGCCCGATATCATGAAATTTTATGCTCTGTCCGATACGCTCATCATCCCCTCATATTACGACCCATTTGCCAATGTCACAGTTGAAGCTCTCGCGATGGGTGTTTACGTCATTTCCTCTCCATTCAATGGGGGATCAGAAGTTTTAACGGCAGCAAATGGCCGGATTATCCCTTCCCTCTTTGACATCGATTCATTCGCCGAAATCTTGGAAAACCGCCTTTTGGAAAGAAAAACTTTTTCAACAGCGCTTCCTATTCGAGAAAGCATAAAACACTTGGATTTTACAACCCAACTCAATAAAATGATTGATGCATGTCTAGAGTAA
- the cdaA gene encoding diadenylate cyclase CdaA has translation MHFYYLITPIIEVVIIAVMLNYLLSFFWNTRSMDLMLGLLAFLFIFALSSLLNFPILHKIMLLMANVAVIGILIIFQPELRVALSKLSWKGKRTREINEFDTFLENLATSTYRLADKSIGALIVIENEDNLNEYSQKAVLLSAKFSSELLESIFMTTTPLHDGAVIISNDQIVAASVILPLAENTPHLSKSMGTRHRAGLGISQLSDALIIVVSEETGKVSIARDGMMTRGIKIDRFKGILRSIFNPSPQKIKKARFNFASWFRR, from the coding sequence TTGCATTTTTATTACCTCATTACCCCGATTATTGAAGTCGTGATCATAGCGGTCATGCTCAATTACCTTCTTTCCTTTTTCTGGAATACCCGCTCAATGGATTTGATGTTAGGTCTATTGGCCTTTCTATTCATCTTCGCCCTTTCCTCACTGCTTAATTTCCCTATTCTGCATAAAATCATGCTTCTTATGGCCAATGTTGCGGTGATTGGAATATTGATTATTTTTCAACCCGAACTGCGCGTTGCGCTCTCGAAATTAAGCTGGAAAGGAAAACGCACAAGAGAAATTAATGAATTCGACACCTTTTTAGAAAACTTGGCAACCTCGACATATCGCCTTGCAGATAAGAGCATTGGAGCTCTTATTGTGATTGAAAATGAAGACAACTTAAATGAATACTCACAAAAAGCCGTTCTTCTAAGCGCTAAGTTCTCATCAGAGCTTCTCGAATCCATCTTTATGACCACAACGCCTTTACATGATGGGGCTGTCATCATTAGCAATGATCAAATTGTAGCTGCATCAGTTATTTTACCCCTTGCCGAAAACACACCCCATCTTTCAAAATCGATGGGAACACGCCACCGCGCCGGACTCGGAATTAGTCAACTCTCCGATGCATTAATTATCGTTGTTTCCGAAGAGACGGGAAAAGTATCGATTGCACGTGATGGAATGATGACGAGGGGAATAAAAATCGATCGCTTTAAAGGAATACTCCGCAGTATATTTAACCCATCACCCCAAAAAATAAAAAAAGCTCGTTTCAATTTTGCGAGTTGGTTTAGACGATGA
- a CDS encoding cytochrome ubiquinol oxidase subunit I: protein MDVVFLSRIQFALNITFHYLFPPMSIGLGLLLVIMEGMYMKTKNHFYKKLAQFWTKIFALFFAVGVATGFVQVFAFGNNWADYSKFVGDVFGTVLAAEGIFAFFLEAGFLGIMLFGWERVKPRVHYLSTILVTFGAHFSAIWIVIANSWMQTPTGYQIVGSGRGARAVVTNIWEVYFNPSSMDRLAHVLIGCWITGSFLLISIGAYYLLKRRSLDFAKVSLKVGLIIGSICLILQLISADVTARGVAKNQPVKLAAMEGVYKTKEYTPMTLLGFVDSKEKKVVGIKVPGLLSFLTFRDFKQPVQGLDQFDQKNWPNISMVFQSYHIMIYAWVAMAILAILAWIFVYRKKLEERRWLLWLLTFAIAFPYIANTAGWFTAELGRQPWLVYNVLRTSEGVSRSIVANQVIGSLIMFICIYIALFAMFIFLLNRKIKHGPEAEEREDVVYRTPFTGKENQ from the coding sequence ATGGATGTTGTTTTTCTTTCCCGTATTCAATTTGCGCTTAATATTACTTTTCATTATTTATTCCCTCCAATGAGCATTGGGCTTGGCCTTCTTCTTGTAATCATGGAAGGTATGTATATGAAAACTAAAAACCATTTTTATAAAAAACTCGCTCAATTTTGGACGAAAATCTTTGCTCTTTTCTTTGCTGTTGGTGTTGCAACAGGGTTTGTGCAAGTCTTTGCTTTTGGGAATAATTGGGCGGATTATTCTAAATTTGTTGGCGACGTCTTCGGAACTGTTCTTGCTGCAGAGGGAATTTTTGCCTTTTTCCTCGAGGCGGGTTTTTTGGGGATTATGTTGTTTGGTTGGGAAAGAGTTAAGCCGCGCGTTCACTATTTGTCAACGATCCTTGTCACATTTGGTGCCCATTTTAGTGCCATTTGGATTGTGATTGCCAATTCATGGATGCAAACACCGACGGGCTATCAAATTGTTGGATCCGGCAGAGGCGCGCGCGCTGTTGTCACCAATATTTGGGAAGTTTATTTCAACCCTTCTTCAATGGATCGCCTTGCTCACGTGTTGATCGGTTGTTGGATTACGGGATCTTTTTTATTGATTAGCATTGGAGCCTATTATCTTTTAAAAAGACGCTCACTTGATTTTGCTAAAGTTTCTTTAAAAGTTGGTCTAATTATCGGATCAATTTGTTTAATTTTACAGCTGATTTCGGCGGATGTTACGGCAAGAGGTGTCGCAAAAAACCAACCCGTAAAGCTTGCAGCAATGGAAGGAGTATATAAAACAAAAGAGTATACTCCGATGACTCTGCTTGGGTTTGTCGACTCAAAAGAGAAAAAGGTTGTTGGAATTAAAGTGCCCGGCTTATTGAGCTTTTTGACATTTCGCGACTTTAAACAACCGGTTCAAGGTCTTGATCAGTTTGATCAAAAAAATTGGCCCAATATCTCCATGGTATTTCAAAGCTATCACATTATGATTTATGCCTGGGTCGCTATGGCCATTTTGGCCATTTTAGCTTGGATTTTTGTTTATCGAAAAAAATTGGAAGAGAGGCGATGGTTGTTGTGGCTTTTAACATTTGCGATTGCTTTTCCCTATATCGCGAATACGGCAGGATGGTTTACTGCCGAACTCGGTCGTCAACCTTGGCTTGTATATAATGTACTGAGAACATCGGAAGGGGTTTCTCGATCCATTGTAGCCAATCAAGTGATAGGATCATTAATCATGTTTATTTGCATATATATAGCTCTCTTTGCCATGTTTATTTTCCTACTCAACCGCAAAATCAAGCATGGTCCGGAGGCTGAAGAGAGAGAAGATGTCGTTTATCGCACCCCATTTACAGGTAAGGAGAATCAATAA
- the cydB gene encoding cytochrome d ubiquinol oxidase subunit II has product MELATMQILWYLVLCASVIFYTMLDGFDLGVGCLHLFAKADYDRRIFLNAIGPIWDGNEVWLVIIGGALFAGFPIAYAAIFSSFYTLLMIFLAGIIARAVAIEFRSKHESRAWRSAWDIVFFVGSLVITWGAGVVLGNLILGIPIDGNQGFHGNFWAFINLYSVIVGFLAVSLFMLHGLIFLLMKTEGELHDRLRNWIKPSMTFFIAMFVIATLDTAHTARHMLHRFLDHPWLIVVPVIMLLAIINIPLQAKKKNDGFAFLSSSLAIMLFFCLFGIGTYPYILRSSINPEQFSLTMFNSSSSATTLEVTLTIAAIGVPLVLAYGYFIYWVFRGKVKLDKSSY; this is encoded by the coding sequence ATGGAACTAGCAACAATGCAAATCTTGTGGTATCTCGTTTTGTGTGCCTCAGTGATTTTTTATACGATGTTAGATGGATTTGATCTGGGTGTGGGATGCTTACATCTCTTTGCAAAAGCAGATTATGATCGGCGAATTTTCTTAAATGCAATCGGTCCCATTTGGGATGGCAATGAAGTTTGGCTTGTCATTATTGGCGGAGCTTTGTTTGCCGGTTTCCCGATAGCTTATGCCGCTATCTTTTCATCCTTTTATACGCTGTTAATGATCTTTTTAGCCGGAATTATTGCAAGGGCCGTTGCCATAGAGTTTCGCTCCAAACACGAAAGCAGGGCTTGGAGGTCGGCTTGGGATATCGTATTTTTTGTCGGATCGCTAGTGATTACATGGGGAGCCGGTGTCGTTTTAGGGAACCTGATTCTTGGGATTCCTATTGACGGCAATCAGGGCTTTCATGGTAATTTTTGGGCATTTATTAATCTCTACTCGGTCATTGTTGGTTTTTTAGCCGTCTCTTTATTTATGTTGCACGGTCTTATCTTTCTTTTGATGAAGACGGAAGGGGAGTTGCATGATCGCTTGAGAAATTGGATTAAACCTTCGATGACTTTTTTTATTGCAATGTTTGTGATTGCAACGCTTGATACTGCACATACGGCAAGACATATGCTGCATCGTTTTCTTGATCACCCATGGCTTATCGTCGTTCCTGTCATTATGTTGCTGGCTATTATCAATATCCCTCTCCAAGCAAAGAAGAAAAATGACGGCTTTGCCTTTCTTTCGTCATCGCTGGCTATTATGCTTTTCTTTTGTCTTTTTGGAATTGGTACGTATCCCTATATCTTACGCTCATCTATCAATCCGGAGCAGTTTAGTTTAACGATGTTTAACTCATCGTCTTCGGCAACGACACTAGAGGTGACGCTCACGATCGCAGCAATTGGAGTGCCCCTTGTTTTAGCCTATGGCTATTTCATCTATTGGGTCTTTAGAGGAAAGGTGAAGCTCGATAAATCAAGTTATTAA